From the genome of Pelmatolapia mariae isolate MD_Pm_ZW linkage group LG12, Pm_UMD_F_2, whole genome shotgun sequence, one region includes:
- the card9 gene encoding caspase recruitment domain-containing protein 9, which produces MDGVSEDDLCWLQLDDFRMLLIKTIDPSRITPYLRQCQVISAEDEEQLFNDPALVIRRRKVGALLDILQRTGVKGYTAFLESLELDYPQLYSRITGKEPNKTFSILIDTAGESGLTQFLMSELSRLQRALQDERRRRQQACSAAKDQEVWSRQQQLKDRELKKLTERVQKVRDERERLSEEVKQLRDHNYSLMADINSLNQEKSNALLANRDLQIEVERLKHTVMRAENQTRLLRRRTLRPLQESKSLALPTETFFHPDKLEELKEEKQEEKKQEKKEEAPKQQQQQQQQQQQQQESKAPMMNLLSTVFRLRRELHKTEEQRARNLEEKEELELRCAQLKGDAKIYRQQNKQTLRQLEEVIRERDKALSSQSEKHEEARVLLQEKDQYREQVRKLTEQMDRLELLLLRSQGEELQLRTRLRRITSNSHQCERSVSSEEDEERAKSTAKGSSEEVRSGTSGENDEAQRQQNDSSGEIVESGFKSSNTVSWEEEQAEVCFRGRSNFVYRRKRALRSKLNSTDYVACNLDDSSDITDSD; this is translated from the exons ATGGATGGAGTGAGTGAGGATGACCTCTGCTGGCTCCAGCTGGATGACTTCAGGATGCTGCTCATCAAAACTATTGATCCTTCAAGAATCACCCCCTACCTCCGCCAGTGTCAG GTGATCAGTGCTGAGGATGAAGAGCAGCTTTTCAATGACCCGGCGCTTGTCATCAGGAGGCGTAAAGTTg GAGCCCTCCTGGACATTTTGCAGCGAACGGGAGTCAAAGGTTACACAGCTTTCCTGGAGAGTCTGGAACTGGATTATCCTCAACTGTATAGCCGGATCACTGGGAAGGAACCCAACAAGACCTTCAGCATCCTGATTG ACACTGCAGGAGAATCGGGTCTCACTCAGTTCTTGATGTCGGAGCTCAGCCGCCTGCAGAGGGCACTGCAGGATGAGCGGAGGCGCCGCCAGCAGGCCTGCTCTGCTGCCAAGGATCAG GAGGTGTGGTCtcgccagcagcagctgaaagaccgtgagctgaagaagctgactgagCGCGTGCAGAAGGTGCGAGATGAACGGGAGCGGCTGAGTGAGGAGGTCAAGCAGCTCAGAGATCACAACTACAGTCTGATGGCTGACATCAACAGTCTGAACCAGGAGAAGAGCAACGCCCTGCTGGCCAACAGAGATCTGCAGATAGAG GTAGAGCGCCTGAAACACACAGTGATGCGAGCAGAAAACCAGACTCGACTGCTGAGGCGACGAACACTGAGACCACTCCAGGAG AGCAAGAGTCTGGCTTTGCCCACTGAGACCTTTTTCCACCCGGATAAACTGGAGGAGCTGAAAGAGGAGAAACAGGAGGAGAAAAAGCAGGAGAAAAAGGAGGAGGCaccaaagcagcagcagcagcagcagcagcagcagcagcagcagcaggagagcaAAGCTCCTATGATGAACCTCCTCTCCACGGTGTTCAGACTGAGGAGAGAACTCCACAAAACAGAGGAGCAGAGAGCCAGG aatttggaggagaaagaggaacTGGAACTGCGCTGTGCTCAGCTGAAAGGAGATGCCAAGATATACCGtcaacaaaacaagcaaacccTGAGACAGCTGGAAGAGGTGATCAGGGAGAGAGACAAG GCGCTGTCATCGCAGTCAGAGAAGCATGAGGAGGCACGGGTACTCCTGCAGGAGAAAGACCAGTACAGGGAGCAGGTCAGAAAGCTGACTGAGCAAATGGACAGGCTGGAGCTTCTGCTGCTGAGGTCACAGGGGGAGGAGCTACAGCTGAGGACACGCCTCCGCAGAATCACTTCCAACTCTCATCAG TGTGAAAGGAGTGTGAGCAGCGAGGAAGATGAGGAGCGTGCAAAGAGCACTGCTAAAG GCAGCAGTGAGGAGGTTCGCAGCGGGACGTCGGGGGAGAACGACGAGGCTCAGCGGCAGCAGAATGACTCTTCAGGAGAAATCGTCGAGTCTGGCTTCAAATCCAGTAATACTGTGTCATGG GAGGAGGAGCAAGCAGAAGTCTGTTTTAGAGGTCGTTCAAACTTTGTTTACCGCAG GAAGCGAGCCCTCAGGTCAAAGCTCAACAGTACAGATTACGTAGCCTGTAACCTCGACGACAGCAGCGACATCACCGACTCTGACTGA